Below is a genomic region from Candidatus Woesearchaeota archaeon.
TGGGATAAAATATTAAATCCAGGGTATAAGATTAGTGAAAAAGAAGCGGCGTATATGAAAAAAGCGATAAGGAAAATCAGAAAGGACATTGGGTTCAGGGCATGACGTTAGCATTGAACAGCTCCATATTGATGAGCATTGAAAAAGGAAATGCTGACATTAAGAAAAAGCTAAAGGAGCTGTCAGAGAAGCATGAGGGGCCGCCAGTTATAACTTTCATTACATATTTTGAATTCTTAGTGGGCATACAGGAGAGAAGCGCTAAAAACAGGGAAAAGGCTTTGTCTTTTATTAATGAATTCGGGGTTTTAAAAATCAATAAGGAAACAGCCCAAATTCTGTCTGATTTAAAATACAAGTATGACGAAAAGGGAATAACCCTGCCTTTAGCTGATTTTTTAATTGCAGCACAGGTAATCGAGAATAATATGCTGCTTGTAACAGCTGACAAGGATTTTGAAAGGATAGACGAGCTAAGAAAAACGGTAATAGCCGAATAAAATCCAAAAACCTTATAAATAAAACAATAACTTTCATGCTAACCAAAAACAAGGTGATATGATGGGAGAGATAAGGCAGGCAAACGCTGTTTCAATGAAGAAAGGCAATTACATAATAATAGACGGCGTGGCATGCGTTGTCAATGGCACGCAGACTTCAAAGCCCGGAAAGCACGGCCATTCAAAAGTAAGGATTGATGCTGAAGGCATCTTGGACGGCAAAAGCAGGCAGATTGTCATGCCTGGCCAGGATATGGTTGACATCCCCATAATAGACAAAAGGACTGCTCAGGTTCTTTCAATACACGGCGATGCTGCCAATGTTATGGACTCTGAGACTTACGAAACTTTTGACTTAAATATTCCGGAAGAATTAAAGGGCCAGGTTACAGAAGGCGTTAATGTGCTTTACTGGACTGTTTTGGATGAAAAGGTCATGAAGCAGATAAAAACAGGTTAAAAATGGTAAAATTTCCAGAAGCTGATATGAGAATTTTCCGCAACAAGTTTGTATGCAGGAGATGCAACACTGTAATCAGCTCTTCAAATCTGAAGATAATTGCTGGCAAGATCAAGTGCAGGAAATGCCATGGAAGGGCATTCAGGCCTAAAAGGAAGAAATAAGAATGAATATTGCTGATATTGTCTCAATAAGCGCGTTTGTATTGCTGATGGCTTTCTTCTTATATAAGAAAAGAGATAAAATTGCCATTGAAAAAATTATTTATCCTGCGCTTTACATGATTATGTACAGGACTTCTTTCGGCCTTAAATTCATGAACAGCTTTGCAAAAAAGCGCAGAAACCTTGTGCAGTTTTTAGGCTATACTTTTATCGGCCTTGCTTTTTTAGGCATGGTTTACATATCTGTTGCAATAATCATTGTCATAATTATGTTTTTAATAAAGCCCGCTGCTGTTGACACTGGCTTTGTGCTTGTTCTGCCCGGCACTTCAATCCCCGGCATCGGTTATTTATCGTTCTGGTACTGGATCATCTCAATTTTCATACTTGCGCTTGTCCATGAATTTGCGCACGGCATTGTTGCAAGAGCGCATGATCTTGACCTTAAAAGCAGCGGCTTTGCTTTTCTCGCAATATTCCTGCCTGTAATTCCTGCTGCCTTTGTTGAGCCTGATGAAAAAAAATTAGTCAAGCGAAAAGACATTGTGCAGTATTCTGTATTTGCAGCAGGCCCAATGGCAAATCTTATCTTAGCTTTAATTATCTTTTTATTGATGCCATATGTGTGGAACCCGTCTGCTTATGCCCCTTTTGAAACGAAGATTACGGAGGCGGTTGGCTTTTCATTCTCTGTCCCGAATGCAACAGCTCCAAGCGCAATTGCCGGAATAGAGTCAGGCATGGTTTTCAATTCAATAGACCATGTAAATGTTACTGATTCAATGCTATTCTTAAGAACAATGCTCAGCCTTAGGCCAAACCAGACTGTTGTTTTGGAAAGCAATAATAAAACGTACACTGTTGCAGCAGCAGAGCATCCTGATTTGAAAGGGGCGGGTTATTTTGGCGTTAACTTGAACAGCATAAAGAACGAAAGAAGGATAAAGAACGAATACAAATCAATTTCTCCTGCTTATTATTGGTTTAAAGGCCTGTTCAAATGGCTTTTCATCCTGAACTTTTTGATCGGCCTTGCCAACTTGCTGCCTCTCGGCGTAGTTGACGGCGGAAGGATGCTGCAGGTTGCATTGCACAATATAATGAAAGACAAGAAAAAAGCAAATAAAGTATGGGGATTCATAACATTATTATTTATTCTGCTGCTTGTTGTCGGTTTAGCAGGCCATTATCTGAAAGCCTGGGGAGTGTTCTAACGTTTTAAAATAAAAATATTTAAATATGGGAGATAAATTCATTACGCTATGGGCAAGCTAGTTAAATTGACCGAGAGAATTGAACATCTGGCCAGAAGGCTGGGAAATGTTTATGATGTAAAAATTGGTTTTATTGCTATGAGCCACTATATCAATTCATGTTATGATCTGGTCAATAAAGGAATAATGGAAAGAGAAGCAAAGGCAATGATTAACTTTGATTATGATGGGATAACGAAATCAAGTGCGGATCTTCTCAGCATAGAAAATAATTTCAATCACGAATTTCCAAATTCATTCTTTGGAGAAGTGGGTGGTTTGGCATATTGCATCTCCAGAATCAAAAGAGTACGTAAAGTTTGTGAGCATTTTGAATCTATTGACTACAAGCTATCCATTCTTCAATAATTTCTCTCAATGCACGATTGTATAAGAGTTTCCAACCAACAACATTTAAATAACCCTTCTTATTCCCCTAATCCATGTTATCAATTGTCTTAATCGAGCCAGAGTATCCGTCC
It encodes:
- a CDS encoding type II toxin-antitoxin system VapC family toxin, whose product is MTLALNSSILMSIEKGNADIKKKLKELSEKHEGPPVITFITYFEFLVGIQERSAKNREKALSFINEFGVLKINKETAQILSDLKYKYDEKGITLPLADFLIAAQVIENNMLLVTADKDFERIDELRKTVIAE
- a CDS encoding translation initiation factor IF-5A, which gives rise to MGEIRQANAVSMKKGNYIIIDGVACVVNGTQTSKPGKHGHSKVRIDAEGILDGKSRQIVMPGQDMVDIPIIDKRTAQVLSIHGDAANVMDSETYETFDLNIPEELKGQVTEGVNVLYWTVLDEKVMKQIKTG
- a CDS encoding 50S ribosomal protein L40e; amino-acid sequence: MVKFPEADMRIFRNKFVCRRCNTVISSSNLKIIAGKIKCRKCHGRAFRPKRKK
- a CDS encoding site-2 protease family protein, whose amino-acid sequence is MNIADIVSISAFVLLMAFFLYKKRDKIAIEKIIYPALYMIMYRTSFGLKFMNSFAKKRRNLVQFLGYTFIGLAFLGMVYISVAIIIVIIMFLIKPAAVDTGFVLVLPGTSIPGIGYLSFWYWIISIFILALVHEFAHGIVARAHDLDLKSSGFAFLAIFLPVIPAAFVEPDEKKLVKRKDIVQYSVFAAGPMANLILALIIFLLMPYVWNPSAYAPFETKITEAVGFSFSVPNATAPSAIAGIESGMVFNSIDHVNVTDSMLFLRTMLSLRPNQTVVLESNNKTYTVAAAEHPDLKGAGYFGVNLNSIKNERRIKNEYKSISPAYYWFKGLFKWLFILNFLIGLANLLPLGVVDGGRMLQVALHNIMKDKKKANKVWGFITLLFILLLVVGLAGHYLKAWGVF